One Malus domestica chromosome 11, GDT2T_hap1 genomic region harbors:
- the LOC139189632 gene encoding uncharacterized protein, with translation MTRSSQPVRAHISEFDDNFERTLRRKRKVPEPNPPSSSSESEFEEKEEAEKDMEVDNRTIKELSASGLDNAAPLCIQYPAAARGKTEEFELKSSLLHHIPKYHGLSMEDPNKHLKEFEVVCSSMTPVNVDGSILKMKAFPFSLLERAKDWLYELAPGTVTSWESMKRAFLEKFFPTSRVILLRKRISGIQQEEGESFPTYYEHFKSLVASCPQHQMKEELLLQYFYEGLLPIERQMLDASAGGALVDKTPTAAKTLISNRALNAQQYEGVGQMSNPRPHQVNEVSAITELQNQMANLTTLLSQVVEGPKVQNVAACGVCSMQGHLTDKCPQLIENGGWETLNALGFDNQYQPRNDPFSNTYNPGWRDHPNFKWREPQQGQQQSGFRQQPPGFYQKPFAPTQPQAQPAQKSSSSIDNDQIFNLLTSMAQGMQNRDKKVDELEKQVGQIAEFMGQFREQGKLPSSTIANPKGGFETVNAIMLRSGTQVGAKPKSSKSSHDEDEKLLQEEAQGPKLTAKDEQSLPPPSIPPKPSQTTKVSPNSTFSSSIPLNVPFPGRFRQSKKEEAEKDILETFRKVQVNIPLLDAIKQIPRYAQFLKELCTSRRRISNKEVVQVSENVSAMLQRKLPPKCKDPGSFTIPCVIGKTKFEQCMLDLGASINVMPYSIYASMNLGELKNDGVIIQLADRSNAYPKGVLEDVLV, from the coding sequence atgactcgtagttctcaaccagttcgtgcacatatatcggagtttgacgacaattttgaacgaactttgagaaggaaaaggaaagtaccagaacctaatccacctagttctagttctgaatccgaatttgaagaaaaggaggaggcagaaaaagacatggaggtggacaatcgaacaatcaaagaactttcagcttcgggattggacaatgccgcacctctatgcatccaataccccgcagcagcccgaggaaagacagaagaatttgaattgaagtcaagcttgttacaccacattccgaaataccatgggttgtccatggaagatcctaacaaacacttgaaagaattcgaggtggtgtgttcgagcatgacccctgtcaatgtcgatgggagtattttgaagatgaaagccttccctttctctctcttggaaagggcgaaggattggttgtacgaattggcgcccggaaccgtcacatcatgggaaagcatgaaacgggccttcttggagaagtttttcccaacttctcgagtcatcctcctacggaaaaggataagtggaattcagcaagaggaaggtgaatcttttcctacttattatgaacattttaaatctcttgttgcttcttgtccacagcatcagatgaaggaggaacttcttttgcaatacttctacgaggggctactacctatcgaacgtcaaatgctagatgcctcggcgggaggagccttggtggacaagacccccacggcagcaaagactttaatttccaaccgtgcgttgaatgctcaacaatacgaaggcgttggacaaatgagtaacccacgaccacatcaagtcaatgaggtaagtgccataaccgaacttcaaaatcaaatggctaaccttactactttgctttctcaggtagtggaaggtccaaaagtgcaaaacgtggcagcttgtggcgtgtgttccatgcaaggccaccttacggacaagtgcccacagttgatagaaaatggagggtgggagaccctcaatgccttGGGATTTGAcaaccaataccaaccaaggaatgaccccttttccaatacttacaatcccggttggcgtgatcatccaaatttcaaatggcgagaaccccaacaaggccaacaacaaagcggatttaggcaacaacccccgggtttctatcaaaagccgtttgcaccaactcaaccccaagcacaacctgcccaaaaatcaagttcgtctattgataatgatcaaatttttaatttactaacttctatggcgcagggaatgcaaaatagggacaaaaaggtggacgagttggagaaacaagtagggcaaattgccgagttcatggggcagtttcgagagcaaggcaagttgcctagctcaaccattgcaaatccaaaaggaggctttgaaaccgtcaatgcaatcatgttgagaagtggtaCACAGGTTGGAGCCAaaccaaaatcatccaaatcaagtcacgatgaggatgaaaagttgctaCAAGAGGAAGCACAGGGACCAAAACTCACGGCCAAGGATGAACAATCCTTGCCACCACCATCTATCCCTCCTAAGCCGTCccaaaccaccaaggtaagtccaaattcgactttttctagttccattccactaaatgtgccctttcctggcaggtttaggcaatcaaagaaggaagaagccgagaaggacattctagagacctttcggaaagttcaagtcaatattccgctccttgatgcaattaagcaaatcCCGAGGTATGCtcagtttttaaaagaactttgtacatcaagaagaaggatttcgaacaaagaggtggtccaagtaagtgagaatgtttctgccatgttacaaaggaaattaccccctaaatgcaaagatccgggtagttttacaattccgtgcgttattggcaagactaagtttgaacaatgcatgttagacttaggggcttcgattaatgttatgccatactctatttatgcatctatgaacttaggtgagcttaaaaatgatggtgtgattattcaattagccgatcgttctaatgcatatccaaagggtgttttggaagatgtgttggtgtag
- the LOC103408521 gene encoding uncharacterized protein isoform X1, whose translation MSDSSIIVLWSATPRPKRTDLKQFVQKSSLCSFSQIDASVAFHNPTTRTSVSTPPWWKIGKTETQSGKSPNGFKSETTTQEQNAESPSQLKIMSPKPQAIRNFSTILHMPRRCPRCTKRQKRQSRKASKLTDLQMLSIHP comes from the exons ATGTCTGATTCCTCTATAATAGTGCTCTGGTCCGCAACACCGAGACCCAAACGAACAGATCTAAAACAGTTCGTCCAAAAATCCTCCCTTTGCAG TTTCTCACAGATTGATGCATCCGTAGCCTTCCATAACCCAACAACGCGCACCTCCGTGAGTACCCCGCCGTGGTGGAAAATCGGAAAAACGGAAACCCAAAG TGGGAAGAGCCCTAATGGTTTCAAATCCGAGACAACAACACAAGAACAAAACGCTGAATCGCCGTCTCAACTCAAAATCATGTCTCCCAAGCCTCAAGCCATCAGAAATTTTAGTACCATTTTGCACATGCCACG tAGGTGTCCGAGATGCACAAAGAGACAGAAGAGACAAAGTCGAAAAGCTTCCAAACTCACGGATCTGCAAATGTTGAG CATACACCCGTGA
- the LOC103408521 gene encoding uncharacterized protein isoform X2: MSDSSIIVLWSATPRPKRTDLKQFVQKSSLCSFSQIDASVAFHNPTTRTSVSTPPWWKIGKTETQSGKSPNGFKSETTTQEQNAESPSQLKIMSPKPQAIRNFSTILHMPRCPRCTKRQKRQSRKASKLTDLQMLSIHP; encoded by the exons ATGTCTGATTCCTCTATAATAGTGCTCTGGTCCGCAACACCGAGACCCAAACGAACAGATCTAAAACAGTTCGTCCAAAAATCCTCCCTTTGCAG TTTCTCACAGATTGATGCATCCGTAGCCTTCCATAACCCAACAACGCGCACCTCCGTGAGTACCCCGCCGTGGTGGAAAATCGGAAAAACGGAAACCCAAAG TGGGAAGAGCCCTAATGGTTTCAAATCCGAGACAACAACACAAGAACAAAACGCTGAATCGCCGTCTCAACTCAAAATCATGTCTCCCAAGCCTCAAGCCATCAGAAATTTTAGTACCATTTTGCACATGCCACG GTGTCCGAGATGCACAAAGAGACAGAAGAGACAAAGTCGAAAAGCTTCCAAACTCACGGATCTGCAAATGTTGAG CATACACCCGTGA